The Candidatus Methylomirabilota bacterium genome segment AATCCTGGACCTCTTCAAAAAAGATGAGGACACGGGTCACGAATCTGACCCGCCTTCCAGGGAGGAAACGTGAAACTCGATTCGAAAGACAACTTTGCGCACGAGGAGCGGAACATGGCCCCAGGAGCCAGCTGCTGCAACAACCTAATGCGTGCAACTTTATTCGTGGGATTTCGGAATTTCAATTTTTCATTACATTAAGGTCCCCAATTTCGTGGGGACAAGAAGGGGAGTAGGAGGATGGTAACACAACGCAAGGTTTTGAGATTCATCGCCGAGGAGACCCGGCAAGGACACTCAATATCATTTAAGGACCTCGTCGAGAGATTCGACCTTTCGCCCGAGGCTGCCTGTGACCACCTCAAGCGGTTGTGGCGGGAGCGGTTGATCGAGGCCGTCACCCATCGTCCGGATCGCTTCCATTTCCGCCTACGCTCCGGCGAAATCCTCAGGGATCTCCGGTTTCGTCTCGCACCCCGGGGACAGGATCGGCTTGAGTGGTACTCGGAGAGGGACAAACGCACGAGTTGGCCCTGGCGATCTTAGAGAAGACGTCGGCTCGACTTGAGGAATGATGAGCAAGAAAACCACGAAAACCGAAGGCGCCTATTCGAGCGAGGAGCAAATCAGCACCTTGCCTGCCGTCTCGCTAGACCTAGACCCCTACCTGTCGCTGCGGGCCCTTGCCATCTATTCCGGCCTCTCGGTGCGCACCTTGCGAAAGGCCCTGGCCGATTCGGTCCATCCCCTCCCGCACTACCGCCCCGGCGGGGGGAAGGTCCTGGTGCGCCGTTCTGAGTTCGACCGGTGGATGTCGCGGTTCCGCCGGGAGGGACAGGACCTGGATCGGATGGTCTCGGAGGCTTTAGGAGGGCTGAAATCTTGACCGCTACCCCGCCTCGTGGTACAGCATACGCGCCGCGTCCTGCACG includes the following:
- a CDS encoding winged helix-turn-helix domain-containing protein yields the protein MVTQRKVLRFIAEETRQGHSISFKDLVERFDLSPEAACDHLKRLWRERLIEAVTHRPDRFHFRLRSGEILRDLRFRLAPRGQDRLEWYSERDKRTSWPWRS
- a CDS encoding helix-turn-helix domain-containing protein, with protein sequence MSKKTTKTEGAYSSEEQISTLPAVSLDLDPYLSLRALAIYSGLSVRTLRKALADSVHPLPHYRPGGGKVLVRRSEFDRWMSRFRREGQDLDRMVSEALGGLKS